The following are encoded together in the Argopecten irradians isolate NY chromosome 5, Ai_NY, whole genome shotgun sequence genome:
- the LOC138323866 gene encoding uncharacterized protein isoform X2, with translation MTGPKWVMHLGDFANMLKAFIGSNYLGVAYAFKQSGLALGIVCLIIIASLTDHCCHLIVKTKYHAMRVLLSQFKAKKQLTQSSDRYQAGNRLDCSRYSFGSETTDSDSEPNVINKDVPTVDIEVDEIQILERHMMKHMSYGDIGRLSFGKSGLFLVNLFIGTTQFCFCVAYFIFIGNTIHKLFPISVDCHNVTANNTVTYPVSIRTTTLASTPHIRAGRDVLDDLNITTLEPSTMFTIPDSNTTIANLTTVPSNITLGPTLSPQNMTTTTPMANTTKPWKEECKHNSTAPDLKLLVLTPLPLFLIFALIRSIRNLSWISVTANISILGGCVAVFLYMIVNFSVGKFVYANFSGVPVFFGMVTAAFEGIGLVIPVESSMEGNRHNFNAFLHGAVGVLTLILGTFGIMGYIMFGQDVQQMLNLNIPSTEWVSFAVNVGVCVGVLLTFPLQIYPVIELIEIILFSEGSICGPKRRQDRLLQNDDDDSEESLLPHASEKLPLTVAVHIPDSVPAWKRNIVRVLVVGAAVGLAVIFRASFAYIGGFTGAVGSSALAFILPCLFHLKLCHSDLSYGVIIKDVLIIVFGCCASTISLIYVVKELVSNTSV, from the exons AT GACTGGTCCAAAATGGGTGATGCATTTAGGAGACTTCGCCAATATGCTGAAAGCATTTATTGGGTCAAATTATCTAGGCGTCGCCTATGCATTCAAACAGAGTGGGCTTGCA CTTGGGATAGTTTGCCTCATTATCATTGCCAGCCTAACGGACCACTGTTGTCACCTGATAGTAAAAACCAAGTACCATGCTATGAGGGTATTACTAAGTCAGTTTAAAGCCAAGAAACAGCTCACACAAAGCTCTGACCGGTACCAGGCCGGCAATCGTCTAGACTGTAGCCGCTATAGCTTTGGTTCAGAGACCACAGACAGCGATAGTGAACCAAACGTAATCAACAAGGACGTCCCCACAGTGGATATCGAAGTGGACGAAATACAGATATTGGAACGCCACATGATGAAACATATGTCGTATGGTGATATTGGTAGACTTAGTTTCGGGAAATCCGGCCTGTTTCttgttaatttatttatcgGCACCACACAGTTCTGTTTTTGTGTGGCCTACTTCATATTTATCGGAAACACCATCCATAAACTGTTTCCAATTTCTGTAGACTGCCATAACGTTACAGCAAATAATACAGTGACATATCCGGTATCTATACGTACCACAACGCTTGCCTCTACCCCACACATACGAGCCGGTAGAGATGTTTTAGACGATTTAAATATAACGACTTTGGAACCAAGTACAATGTTTACTATACCAGATAGTAATACAACAATAGCCAATTTAACCACTGTACCATCAAACATCACATTGGGACCAACTCTGTCACCGCAAAACATGACGACGACAACGCCGATGGCAAATACAACGAAACCGTGGAAGGAAGAGTGTAAACATAACAGCACTGCTCCCGACCTCAAGTTACTGGTACTGACCCCTCTGCCTCTCTTCCTCATCTTTGCTCTGATCCGCAGCATCCGTAATTTAAGCTGGATTAGTGTCACTGCCAATATTTCTATACTTGGAGGATGTGTTGCTGTATTTCTTTACATGATTGTCA ATTTCAGTGTGGGAAAATTTGTGTATGCAAACTTCTCGGGGGTACCTGTGTTTTTTGGAATGGTCACAGCAGCATTTGAAGGCATAGGGCTT GTGATACCAGTGGAGTCGAGTATGGAAGGAAACCGACACAACTTTAACGCCTTTCTCCACGGGGCTGTCGGGGTCCTGACCCTTATCCTCGGGACGTTTGGTATTATGGGATACATCATGTTCGGCCAAGATGTACAACAGATGCTCAATCTGAACATCCCGTCCACGGAGTGGGTGTCCTTCGCTGTCAATGTCGGCGTGTGTGTTGGTGTTCTTCTCACGTTTCCTCTTCAGATCTATCCAGTCATTGAACTTATAGAAATCATCCTGTTTAGTGAAG GGAGTATATGTGGGCCTAAACGTAGACAAGACAGACTGTTACAGAATGATGATGACGACTCAGAGGAATCATTACTGCCACACGCATCAGAAAAACTGCCATTGACAGTAGCTGTACACATCCCTGATTCT GTGCCTGCATGGAAGAGGAACATTGTTCGTGTTTTAGTCGTTGGTGCAGCTGTTGGTCTCGCTGTCATATTTAGGGCCAGCTTTGCGTATATAGGTGGTTTTACAG GAGCCGTTGGGAGCTCAGCGTTAGCCTTCATACTGCCATGTTTATTCCACTTGAAATTGTGCCACAGTGATTTATCGTACGGCGTGATTATAAAGGACGTCCTTATCATTGTGTTTGGCTGTTGTGCTAGTACTATAAGTCTGATATACGTTGTTAAAGAACTTGTTAGCAATACATCAGTATGA
- the LOC138323865 gene encoding uncharacterized protein: MKTTKRASRGICDFANVIEYIRHGRYPSFATDGDKRTLRKRSKSFRLDGDKLYYLSTQSENSDNPVPGKPDRLVVLTDEERTKVIAEAHVDSSGVHIGREKATALINQKYYWVGVANMVREFSRSCQVCQANRMAQSQAYELYRASITSAPKPTKEEEDFPDVETSSTMSSSFMSTASDVAEESVKMEFLGPSEPVAFGEAVEISVLGPYKCQDSSRFVVVFMDVFSGWPEAHILDRVTPADVTHLAIKWICRFGVIQNLSVKNCGKCTATQCQPLMTVLNGHGLFDVTLLQGSNTWKSATKWSEVERKLTSFIENNKCWDKCLEFALLPLRISRGRESEYTPSYLTLGREITLPQCLSHRNDASLTVSALDPHLSLEQMQDSTNRLLQLFTEYASDLGKEFKEPVTEVAVNKENFKVPGRSTTPGKRRGRRRRYQSDEEDEDDDDQNDTHFSIDSLESSSEALTSTPLPSGSRKRKVRESQQLKDAKQIKKEKDGETDMEQDQDMCKDSLELYYKSILTYLQQQTYPSGCGEHMKRSVRKAFGNYSVEDGKLMYNNGWTGKRQVITKLRDRLALLKSAHIDAEGNHKSAREITKALSQYYWRNIITECHAFVAGCPTCNVSVSEKGTGATNLTSMSKIRRYEKMADVAEKNYALLIRYLQRSKFPPSTDAQEKAAVEKIADHFRLVKGVLYLIDKTSSMCLEVASRARKMAIKSVHESIGTSIPKIQELCGAVSQKYIWHSLIEDVSHYLNSLSAQESPSLRISLLEKKQLEFLEYFNDEKAFFEKYQSVDDSIHDEGEEEESISLTPEPEQDMDVSEEQQDDGEEQPVVESKVQDKVESSVCEKPSTEVGLSNYVSNTSNKVFVVSTTRNPAQADSEITVHITEETNTQGSKDQSTIVTEKEGTVEKRSQMNDFGEGGLEQLANALALVSDPLTEAAVQSIIEGANSSQKVKVTIPAKDALPKTSTPNKTTQQIGTQTKVAATGVQSQPQMDPAKPQVPAAEGTGEESGEGKKKKTCLFTCNICNQTIRGNVKFKIHLAKHNGQKPFHCEVCNKRFNNIKSRKLHMRKHSGITPYLCNLCGKKFTLIGSLKAHIRIHEKGGNVKIACKICDRVFASKNRYDRHMQFKHPSTPPVFKCDECSKVFTTSRSLRRHTLSFHLNVKYHLCGVCGKSFFRKEYLTSHLAQHQGLSGVKKKRELARVDAKSELIQVNMGPLVAQRPVQSTPDTGFMVHSSNLQDIPHAELQTLDQSAVQNLSSSVIQHVGPSDATRSSQEALETYRAAHIVAGGDVVTTDNIVPVTLYSNSPVNYTETAGQVENTYYAIETPSQDDEQQVAHTVVYGYPAVQYEVECSSGADQLNSEDLSAINLLAQASVCQGNESITYVAHEYQ, translated from the exons ATGAAAACTACAAAAAGAGCTAGTCGTGGCATATGCGACTTTGCCAATGTTATCGAATATATAAGACATGGAAGATACCCCTCCTTCGCTACTGACGGAGACAAACGAACCCTTCGGAAACGTTCCAAGAGCTTCAGACTCGATGGCGATAAACTTTATTATTTGTCGACGCAGTCAGAAAATTCGGACAACCCAGTCCCTGGAAAACCGGATCGCTTGGTTGTCCTTACCGATGAGGAACGCACGAAAGTAATCGCCGAAGCACATGTGGATTCATCAG GTGTACATATTGGGCGAGAAAAAGCCACTGCACTTATCAACCAGAAGTACTACTGGGTGGGCGTGGCCAACATGGTACGAGAGTTTTCGAGATCATGTCAAGTTTGTCAAGCCAATAGAATGGCTCAGAGCCAGGCCTACGAACTGTACAGAGCAAGTATAACTAGTGCTCCTAAGCCCACTAAAGAGGAAGAAGACTTCCCAGATGTAGAGACATCATCTACAATGTCCTCATCATTCATGTCCACTGCATCTGATGTTGCTGAGGAATCGGTCAAAATGGAATTTCTAGGCCCATCAGAACCTGTGGCATTTGGTGAAGCG GTGGAGATTTCTGTTTTGGGGCCTTACAAGTGTCAAGACAGTAGTCGGTTTGTGGTTGTATTTATGGATGTATTCTCTGGTTGGCCAGAAGCTCACATTTTGGACAGGGTGACACCTGCTGATGTGACCCACCTGGCTATCAAGTGGATTTGTAG GTTTGGCGTGATACAGAATCTGAGTGTGAAGAACTGTGGCAAGTGTACTGCCACACAATGTCAACCCTTGATGACAGTGTTAAATGGCCATGGACTTTTTGATGTAACTTTACTTCAAGGTTCAAATACTTGGAAGTCAG CTACCAAATGGAGTGAAGTAGAAAGGAAACTTACCAGTTTCATAGAGAACAACAAATGTTGGGATAAGTGTTTAGAGTTTGCTCTGCTGCCTCTACGTATCTCTAGAGGCAGAGAATCAGAGTACACACCAAGCTATCTAACACTTGGAAG GGAGATAACCCTGCCTCAGTGCCTTTCTCATCGGAATGATGCCAGCCTCACTGTTAGTGCTTTGGACCCCCATTTGTCACTGGAACAGATGCAAGACTCCACAAACAGGCTTCTCCAGCTCTTCACAGAATATGCCAGTGATCTGGGAAAAGAATTCAAAGAACCAGTCACAGAGGTGGCGGTCAATAAAGAAAACTTTAAAGTGCCAGGCAGGTCCACGACGCCGGGGAAGAGACGTGGAAGGAGACGACGGTATCAGAGTGATGAGGAAGATGAAGACGACGATGATCAAAACGATACTCATTTCTCCATTGATAGTCTTGAGAGTAGTTCAGAGGCTCTTACATCGACACCCCTTCCGTCAGGATCAAGGAAACGTAAAGTAAGAGAGTCTCAGCAGCTCAAAGATGCCAAACAGATCAAAAAAGAGAAGGATGGGGAGACGGATATGGAACAGGATCAAGATATGTGCAAG GATTCTTTGGAACTGTACTACAAAAGCATTCTGACCTACTTACAACAGCAGACTTACCCGTCAGGATGTGGTGAGCACATGAAACGGTCCGTAAGAAAAGCCTTTGGCAACTACTCTGTAGAGGATGGTAAACTTATGTACAATAATGGGTGGACCGGCAAAAGGCAGGTGATCACCAAGCTGAGGGATAGATTGGCACTGCTCAAGTCTGCACATATAGATGCTGAAG GTAATCACAAATCCGCACGAGAAATTACGAAGGCTTTATCCCAGTACTATTGGAGGAACATTATAACCGAGTGCCACGCATTCGTAGCTGGCTGTCCTACTTGTAATGTGAGCGTCTCGGAGAAAGGAACTGGTGCTACAAACCTAACCAGCATGTCCAAGATCAGGAGATAT GAGAAGATGGCAGATGTTGCGGAGAAAAATTATGCCTTACTGATACGATATCTACAGAGGTCCAAGTTTCCACCTTCCACTGATGCCCAGGAAAAGGCTGCGGTTGAAAAGATAGCTGACCACTTCCGACTTGTAAAAGGCGTTCTGTATCTGATAGATAAGACATCCTCTATGTGTTTGGAAGTAGCTAGTCGGGCGCGTAAAATGGCCATCAAGTCTGTCCACGAAAGCATCG GAACTAGCATCCCCAAAATACAGGAGCTATGTGGAGCAGTCAGTCAGAAGTATATATGGCACAGTCTGATCGAAGATGTATCTCACTATCTCAACTCTTTGTCTGCACAGGAATCTCCGTCATTACGAATATCACTTTTGGAAAAGAAGCAGCTGGAATTCCTTGAGTATTTT AATGACGAGAAGGCGTTCTTTGAGAAATATCAGTCGGTGGATGATTCCATTCATGATGAAGGAGAAGAAGAAGAGAGCATTAGTCTGACTCCAGAACCTGAACAGGATATGGACGTGTCTGAAGAACAGCAGGACGATGGTGAAGAACAACCAGTTGTAGAATCAAAAGTGCAGGATAAAGTAGAGAGTAGTGTGTGTGAAAAGCCAAGTACAGAAGTAGGACTGAGTAACTATGTTAGTAATACTTCAAATAAGGTGTTTGTTGTGTCAACAACCCGAAATCCAGCCCAAGCCGACTCAGAAATCACTGTACACATCACCGAGGAAACAAATACTCAAGGAAGCAAAGATCAGTCAACAATTGTAACAGAAAAAGAGGGGACTGTTGAGAAGAGATCTCAGATGAATGATTTTGGTGAAGGCGGGTTAGAGCAGTTAGCTAATGCTCTGGCCCTGGTGTCTGACCCGCTGACCGAGGCAGCTGTCCAGTCAATCATAGAGGGAGCAAATTCTTCacagaaggtcaaggtcaccattCCAGCCAAAGACGCGCTTCCTAAGACTTCCACACCAAACAAGACAACACAACAAATTGGGACACAGACCAAAGTTGCAGCTACAGGTGTTCAGTCCCAGCCTCAGATGGATCCTGCCAAACCACAAGTTCCAGCTGCAGAGGGGACAG GTGAAGAGAGTGGGGAGGGCAAGAAGAAGAAGACATGCTTGTTCACCTGTAATATATGTAACCAGACCATCCGTGGAAATGTCAAGTTTAAAA TTCATCTGGCTAAACACAATGGCCAGAAGCCATTCCACTGCGAAGTGTGTAACAAGCGATTCAACAACATCAAGTCGAGGAAACTACACATGAGAAAACACTCGGGAATAACACCATATCT ATGTAATCTCTGTGGTAAGAAGTTTACACTAATTGGCAGCCTTAAAGCCCACATCAGAATCCACGAGAAAGGTGGTAATGTTAAAATAGCCTGTAAGATCTGTGACCGGGTGTTTGCTAGCAAAAACCGCTACGACAGACACATGCAGTTCAAACATCCGAGCACTCCGCCAGTCTTCAAGTGTGACGAATGTAGCAAGGTCTTCACAACCTCAA GAAGCTTACGCCGACATACACTGTCATTCCATTTGAATGTGAAGTACCATCTCTGTGGGGTATGTGGCAAGAGTTTCTTCAGGAAAGAGTATCTCACGTCGCACCTGGCTCAACATCAGGGATTATCAGGTGTAAAGAAGAAACGAGAGCTTGCCAGAGTCGATGCTAAGAGTGAACTGATTCAGGTGAATATGGGCCCTCTTGTGGCACAGCGACCAGTACAGTCAACACCAGATACAGGGTTCATGGTTCATTCGTCAAACTTACAAGACATTCCTCATGCCGAGTTACAAACCTTGGATCAGTCTGCGGTGCAAAATTTAAGTTCCTCAGTGATACAACATGTTGGTCCATCAGATGCGACGCGATCATCACAAGAAGCCTTAGAGACTTATCGCGCCGCACATATTGTGGCTGGTGGGGATGTTGTAACAACTGACAATATTGTCCCCGTCACATTGTACTCAAATTCACCAGTGAATTACACAGAAACAGCGGGACAGGTGGAGAATACTTATTACGCCATAGAGACTCCGAGTCAGGACGACGAACAGCAGGTCGCCCACACAGTAGTGTACGGCTACCCTGCTGTCCAATACGAGGTCGAGTGTAGCTCTGGTGCCGACCAGCTAAACAGTGAGGACTTGTCGGCAATTAATCTCCTGGCTCAGGCCAGTGTGTGTCAGGGGAATGAGTCCATTACCTATGTGGCACATGAATATCAGTAA
- the LOC138323868 gene encoding kinetochore protein Spc24-like isoform X1, giving the protein MVTTTQRSTCNSNCSRQYWLIFPRMEDTENLTSFNRFLSIQDEIKTILSNTDWRSSPLGQLHAVWKEIRLIRESQQDQIKQLIKAWQDYEHDEACKTTCGQDAAQVLLEEESVQGEVTQAKQSLIKSKEEYEEIRQKLEASKAEMNQLMKEREVVEKQTTQSIPKARYDVNLYLNITNIRWQFDSEPEEVKGFVCNKNDVKPFSLNSTQVSKFFIANYLWDLIEEDW; this is encoded by the exons ATGGTGACAACCACCCAAAGGTCAACATGTAACAGTAATTGTTCAAGACAATACTGGCTTATCTTTCCAAG GATGGAAGACACCGAAAACTTGACAAGCTTCAATAGATTCCTTAGTATACAAGATGAGATTAAAACTATTTTAAGCAACACTGACTGGAGAAGCTCACCTCTAGGACAACTTCATGCAGTGTGGAAAGAGATCAGACTTATCAGGGAATCACAACAAGATCAGATCAAACAACTTATCAAAG CATGGCAAGACTATGAACATGATGAAGCATGTAAAACTACCTGTGGACAGGATGCTGCACAAGTGCTTTTAGAAGAGGAATCAGttcaaggggaggtaacccaAGCGAAGCAGTCACTAATTAAATCCAAGGAAGAGTACGAAGAAATCCGGCAAAAATTAGAGGCCAGTAAGGCAGAAATGAACCAACTAATGAAGGAAAGAGAAGTTGTAGAGAAACAGACAACTCAGTCAATTCCTAAGGCCAG ATATGATGTAAACCTATACCTGAACATCACCAATATAAGATGGCAGTTTGACAGTGAACCCGAGGAGGTGAAAGGCT TCGTTTGCAACAAGAATGATGTCAAACCTTTCTCCCTGAACAGCACACAAGTGTCCAAGTTTTTCATCGCCAACTATCTGTGGGACTTGATAGAGGAAGACTGGTGA
- the LOC138323868 gene encoding kinetochore protein Spc24-like isoform X2 yields MEDTENLTSFNRFLSIQDEIKTILSNTDWRSSPLGQLHAVWKEIRLIRESQQDQIKQLIKAWQDYEHDEACKTTCGQDAAQVLLEEESVQGEVTQAKQSLIKSKEEYEEIRQKLEASKAEMNQLMKEREVVEKQTTQSIPKARYDVNLYLNITNIRWQFDSEPEEVKGFVCNKNDVKPFSLNSTQVSKFFIANYLWDLIEEDW; encoded by the exons ATGGAAGACACCGAAAACTTGACAAGCTTCAATAGATTCCTTAGTATACAAGATGAGATTAAAACTATTTTAAGCAACACTGACTGGAGAAGCTCACCTCTAGGACAACTTCATGCAGTGTGGAAAGAGATCAGACTTATCAGGGAATCACAACAAGATCAGATCAAACAACTTATCAAAG CATGGCAAGACTATGAACATGATGAAGCATGTAAAACTACCTGTGGACAGGATGCTGCACAAGTGCTTTTAGAAGAGGAATCAGttcaaggggaggtaacccaAGCGAAGCAGTCACTAATTAAATCCAAGGAAGAGTACGAAGAAATCCGGCAAAAATTAGAGGCCAGTAAGGCAGAAATGAACCAACTAATGAAGGAAAGAGAAGTTGTAGAGAAACAGACAACTCAGTCAATTCCTAAGGCCAG ATATGATGTAAACCTATACCTGAACATCACCAATATAAGATGGCAGTTTGACAGTGAACCCGAGGAGGTGAAAGGCT TCGTTTGCAACAAGAATGATGTCAAACCTTTCTCCCTGAACAGCACACAAGTGTCCAAGTTTTTCATCGCCAACTATCTGTGGGACTTGATAGAGGAAGACTGGTGA
- the LOC138323866 gene encoding uncharacterized protein isoform X1: protein MATERTGPKWVMHLGDFANMLKAFIGSNYLGVAYAFKQSGLALGIVCLIIIASLTDHCCHLIVKTKYHAMRVLLSQFKAKKQLTQSSDRYQAGNRLDCSRYSFGSETTDSDSEPNVINKDVPTVDIEVDEIQILERHMMKHMSYGDIGRLSFGKSGLFLVNLFIGTTQFCFCVAYFIFIGNTIHKLFPISVDCHNVTANNTVTYPVSIRTTTLASTPHIRAGRDVLDDLNITTLEPSTMFTIPDSNTTIANLTTVPSNITLGPTLSPQNMTTTTPMANTTKPWKEECKHNSTAPDLKLLVLTPLPLFLIFALIRSIRNLSWISVTANISILGGCVAVFLYMIVNFSVGKFVYANFSGVPVFFGMVTAAFEGIGLVIPVESSMEGNRHNFNAFLHGAVGVLTLILGTFGIMGYIMFGQDVQQMLNLNIPSTEWVSFAVNVGVCVGVLLTFPLQIYPVIELIEIILFSEGSICGPKRRQDRLLQNDDDDSEESLLPHASEKLPLTVAVHIPDSVPAWKRNIVRVLVVGAAVGLAVIFRASFAYIGGFTGAVGSSALAFILPCLFHLKLCHSDLSYGVIIKDVLIIVFGCCASTISLIYVVKELVSNTSV, encoded by the exons ATGGCAACAGAACG GACTGGTCCAAAATGGGTGATGCATTTAGGAGACTTCGCCAATATGCTGAAAGCATTTATTGGGTCAAATTATCTAGGCGTCGCCTATGCATTCAAACAGAGTGGGCTTGCA CTTGGGATAGTTTGCCTCATTATCATTGCCAGCCTAACGGACCACTGTTGTCACCTGATAGTAAAAACCAAGTACCATGCTATGAGGGTATTACTAAGTCAGTTTAAAGCCAAGAAACAGCTCACACAAAGCTCTGACCGGTACCAGGCCGGCAATCGTCTAGACTGTAGCCGCTATAGCTTTGGTTCAGAGACCACAGACAGCGATAGTGAACCAAACGTAATCAACAAGGACGTCCCCACAGTGGATATCGAAGTGGACGAAATACAGATATTGGAACGCCACATGATGAAACATATGTCGTATGGTGATATTGGTAGACTTAGTTTCGGGAAATCCGGCCTGTTTCttgttaatttatttatcgGCACCACACAGTTCTGTTTTTGTGTGGCCTACTTCATATTTATCGGAAACACCATCCATAAACTGTTTCCAATTTCTGTAGACTGCCATAACGTTACAGCAAATAATACAGTGACATATCCGGTATCTATACGTACCACAACGCTTGCCTCTACCCCACACATACGAGCCGGTAGAGATGTTTTAGACGATTTAAATATAACGACTTTGGAACCAAGTACAATGTTTACTATACCAGATAGTAATACAACAATAGCCAATTTAACCACTGTACCATCAAACATCACATTGGGACCAACTCTGTCACCGCAAAACATGACGACGACAACGCCGATGGCAAATACAACGAAACCGTGGAAGGAAGAGTGTAAACATAACAGCACTGCTCCCGACCTCAAGTTACTGGTACTGACCCCTCTGCCTCTCTTCCTCATCTTTGCTCTGATCCGCAGCATCCGTAATTTAAGCTGGATTAGTGTCACTGCCAATATTTCTATACTTGGAGGATGTGTTGCTGTATTTCTTTACATGATTGTCA ATTTCAGTGTGGGAAAATTTGTGTATGCAAACTTCTCGGGGGTACCTGTGTTTTTTGGAATGGTCACAGCAGCATTTGAAGGCATAGGGCTT GTGATACCAGTGGAGTCGAGTATGGAAGGAAACCGACACAACTTTAACGCCTTTCTCCACGGGGCTGTCGGGGTCCTGACCCTTATCCTCGGGACGTTTGGTATTATGGGATACATCATGTTCGGCCAAGATGTACAACAGATGCTCAATCTGAACATCCCGTCCACGGAGTGGGTGTCCTTCGCTGTCAATGTCGGCGTGTGTGTTGGTGTTCTTCTCACGTTTCCTCTTCAGATCTATCCAGTCATTGAACTTATAGAAATCATCCTGTTTAGTGAAG GGAGTATATGTGGGCCTAAACGTAGACAAGACAGACTGTTACAGAATGATGATGACGACTCAGAGGAATCATTACTGCCACACGCATCAGAAAAACTGCCATTGACAGTAGCTGTACACATCCCTGATTCT GTGCCTGCATGGAAGAGGAACATTGTTCGTGTTTTAGTCGTTGGTGCAGCTGTTGGTCTCGCTGTCATATTTAGGGCCAGCTTTGCGTATATAGGTGGTTTTACAG GAGCCGTTGGGAGCTCAGCGTTAGCCTTCATACTGCCATGTTTATTCCACTTGAAATTGTGCCACAGTGATTTATCGTACGGCGTGATTATAAAGGACGTCCTTATCATTGTGTTTGGCTGTTGTGCTAGTACTATAAGTCTGATATACGTTGTTAAAGAACTTGTTAGCAATACATCAGTATGA